TAAAGACCCTACTTGTTTCTGGAACAGAGCTATTTTTATGGATTATGAGCCAGGAAGTGTCATGAAGTTATTTACTATAGCAGCTGCATTGGAGGAAGGAGTAATTAAAGACAAAGATAAAATTTATTCTCCTAATAGGTTAGTAGTGGATAATTCTGTGATTGAAGAGGCGCATGATGCACAAGTTGATGAATCGTTAACTAAAGACGTTTCTGAAATTATTATTAAATCCCTTAATGTTGGCGCAGCAACAATTGGTTTAAATCTGGGAGCTGAAAAACTTTATAAAAATTTTATTAAGTTTGGTTTTGGAAGAAGAACTGGAATAGAACTTCCTGGTGAAAGTCCTGGCTCTTTACGTCATTTTTCTAATTGGTATAAAGTAGATTTAAGTAGAATGGCTTTTGGTTATGGGTTAACTGCTACGCCTCTTCAATTAGTAAGAGCTGTTGCTGTTTTTGCAAATGGTGGGGACTTGGTTCAGCCATATATTATTAAGGGAGATAAAGGGAAAAAGGAAAAAATACTAAGTAAACACACCTCAGCCTTTATGATGGAAGCGATGAGAAGAACTGTTGAAGAAGGCACTGGTGTTGCAACACGGATAGATAATTTTTCTATAGGCGGAAAAACAGGTACTGCGAGACTCTTTTCTCCAGAGTATAATCGTTATCTGTATGGTCAGTATAATACTACCTTTTTAGGAGTTTTCCCTGTCGCTAAGCCAAGATTTGCAATGGTTATAATGGTTAATGACCCTCGGAGAATGAAATATGCCGCTTCTTCTGCTGTGCCAATCTTTAAAGAAGTTACAGAAAGAGCAATTCGGTATTTGCAATTAGATCCAATATAGAAAATATAGCAATTTCTGCTCACCATTGCAAAAACGAGGGATGAAGGACTTGGGACATAATCTGGAAACTAGACACTAGAAACTCAAAAGGATACAATAATGTTATGAAAATTAAAGGGATAAACAAGATAGTTGTTTTGATGGGTGGGACTTCCTCAGAGAAAGAAATTTCACTTCGTTCTGGTAGAAATGTTGCAGATTCTTTAAGGCTAACAGGTTATGAAGTTACCGAGATAGATCCAGAATTTCAAGCGATACCGACTGATGTTGATTTTGCCTTTATTGCTTTACATGGCGAAGGAGGAGAAGATGGTTTTATTCAGGCTAAATTGGATAAAACTGGAATCCCTTATTCTGGTTCAGGTGTAATAGCCTCAGTCTTATCTTTTGATAAACTTTTAACTAAGAAGGTTCTATTGTTGTATGGTATTCCCACCGCAGAGTTTTGTTTAATCAATTGCGAGAAAGACCTCGAAAAGATTCTTAGCTACCCAGCGGTTATCAAACCAGCATTAGAGGGTTCAAGTATTGGTATTGAAATAGTAGATGATTTTGATAAAGCAAAATTAGCTTATAGTTTATTAAAGGATAAGTTTACCAATTTATTTGCTGAAAAGTTTGTTGTTGGCAAAGAAGTAACTGTCAGTATAGTTGGTGAGAGAGTTCTGCCGATTTTGGAATTAAGGCCAAAGAACAGATTTTATGATTTTGAAGCGAAGTACACGAAGGGTATGACTGATTTTATTTTGCCTGCCGAGTTAAGTGAAAAAGACGAGTTGTTGGTAAAAGAGATAGCGAAAAGAGCCTATGATGCAATTGGTTGCAAGGGTGCCGCAAGAGTAGATATGATTATAGATGAAAAGTTGGGTCCATTTGTGTTGGAGTTGAACACTTCCCCCGGTATGACAGAAACTAGTGATTTACCAGCGCAAGCTAAGGCGGACGGATTAGAGTTTGATGCCTTATTGGAAGTAATTATCCAAACTTCGCTATGAAAAAGAAGAAAAAATTATTTTTAGTTATTTTCATCTTATTTTTGTTTTTAGTCGGTTGGTTATTTAGTAAATTAGATATTTGGACTATCAATTCTTTCGAAGTGACCAATAATCTTTTTGTCACCAAAGAACGTTTACTACAAACTGCATCTACTCTTAATTATGGTGACAATCTTTTATATTACCCAAGTGCCAAGATTAGTAAGGAGCTTACTAATGCTATTCCACAGTTACACAAGGTGATGATTAAAAAGAATCCTTTTAAGAAAACAGTAACCTTTAAATTAAAGGAAAAGGAGCCGTTTGTTAATATTATTTATTATCCTAACTGTTATGTGGTTAGTGAAGAGGGTATTTTGTTAAACGTTGATGCTTCAGGGA
This genomic stretch from Candidatus Margulisiibacteriota bacterium harbors:
- a CDS encoding penicillin-binding protein 2, encoding MFWLQVIRYDFFKDQSKAQQKRKITIYPNRGDIRDRNGVLLASSSKAYSVYLDPRYKKKNPALVLKEMRDILGLSADKSEHLLAHNSYILVKTKVDKPTALKLTAKGFDLLPDSIRTYPGKRTASQLIGFVGWDNDGKDGLEKAYDKTLAGKSGFMILESDLKGRVIFSDKKKISPVKDGNHIETTIDKYLQFILEVALERGVENVGARSASGVIMDVYTGEIYAMGSYPAFDPNDYSPDFIKDPTCFWNRAIFMDYEPGSVMKLFTIAAALEEGVIKDKDKIYSPNRLVVDNSVIEEAHDAQVDESLTKDVSEIIIKSLNVGAATIGLNLGAEKLYKNFIKFGFGRRTGIELPGESPGSLRHFSNWYKVDLSRMAFGYGLTATPLQLVRAVAVFANGGDLVQPYIIKGDKGKKEKILSKHTSAFMMEAMRRTVEEGTGVATRIDNFSIGGKTGTARLFSPEYNRYLYGQYNTTFLGVFPVAKPRFAMVIMVNDPRRMKYAASSAVPIFKEVTERAIRYLQLDPI
- a CDS encoding D-alanine--D-alanine ligase, which translates into the protein MKIKGINKIVVLMGGTSSEKEISLRSGRNVADSLRLTGYEVTEIDPEFQAIPTDVDFAFIALHGEGGEDGFIQAKLDKTGIPYSGSGVIASVLSFDKLLTKKVLLLYGIPTAEFCLINCEKDLEKILSYPAVIKPALEGSSIGIEIVDDFDKAKLAYSLLKDKFTNLFAEKFVVGKEVTVSIVGERVLPILELRPKNRFYDFEAKYTKGMTDFILPAELSEKDELLVKEIAKRAYDAIGCKGAARVDMIIDEKLGPFVLELNTSPGMTETSDLPAQAKADGLEFDALLEVIIQTSL
- a CDS encoding cell division protein FtsQ/DivIB, which gives rise to MKKKKKLFLVIFILFLFLVGWLFSKLDIWTINSFEVTNNLFVTKERLLQTASTLNYGDNLLYYPSAKISKELTNAIPQLHKVMIKKNPFKKTVTFKLKEKEPFVNIIYYPNCYVVSEEGILLNVDASGNVFDLENILDLPILTGIDENLLINQTSLPAEYTGLLKNLLKKFFNFFGKETLKLDVTSKKDIVVMTDDIFDIKIGDTDRLDDKIKVFKTLFKNIKDRKDDIMYIDIRYPDYPVVRYVR